In a genomic window of Amycolatopsis japonica:
- a CDS encoding glycosyltransferase, with product MAQGETQPVVSVIVVNYRGAADTVTCLRALAEHDYPNLEVICVDNASGGSDVAEIKAAAPGVKLVESPVNSGFAGGCNLGARHATGTVLAFLNNDARPAPGWVGAAVAELRAQPTVAAVASKVLDWDGTGTDFVDAGLTWFGMGYKRHAGSPLADVPAAEHEIAKDVLFATGSAMFVRAGVFAELGGFDERFFMFYEDVDLGWRLNLRGWRVRYVPESLTYHKHHATMSTVDAPDSGRETFLLERNALAALYKNLSDETLSRALPAALALAVRRATARGDLDATRFDLAQGVGPAETGPVEVPRTTLAGVLAIDQFVELLPSLTESRAAEQAARVRTDADLLPLLRKALEPAYPLPRYLAAHDVLVETFGIDALFGQRRKVLVITGDSITERMAGPAIRAWNMAATLATEHDVHLVTINPLADPPPAAFRVSAATRRDLETPIAWADIIVLQGHVLELAPSLKEQYAHKIVVADLYDPMHLELLEQGKGVPDDKRALDLIGVTKVLDAQLERGDFFLCASERQRHFWLGHLAAMGRLSPRLYDADPTTQSLLSIVPFGLSPQAPVRTGPGLRSTLDGIGETDHVVLWAGGVYSWFDPLTLVRAIERLRQRRGDVRLVFLGMKHPNPEVTEMDIGARTMLLSDTLGLTGKHVFFNQQWVPYEERQNWLLDANCGVTTHYEHVETTFAFRTRVLDYLWAGLPIVTTDGDSFADLVREEKLGVVVPAEDVDALADALEKALYDEEFAAGCVERMAAVAQRYAWPEALKPLVEFCRNPRPAADRLPGSEDLVVSVPVRGKEMLRRDVDLIREYLADGGPKELARRVGGRVVKVAKQRLGRG from the coding sequence TTGGCGCAGGGGGAAACGCAACCGGTCGTCTCGGTGATCGTCGTGAACTACCGGGGGGCCGCCGACACCGTCACCTGCCTGCGCGCACTCGCTGAACACGATTACCCGAACCTCGAGGTCATCTGCGTCGACAACGCCTCCGGCGGCAGCGACGTCGCCGAGATCAAGGCCGCCGCACCGGGCGTCAAGCTCGTCGAATCGCCGGTGAACTCCGGCTTCGCGGGCGGCTGCAACCTCGGCGCGCGGCACGCCACCGGCACCGTCCTCGCCTTCCTCAACAACGACGCCCGCCCGGCCCCCGGCTGGGTCGGCGCGGCCGTCGCCGAGCTGCGCGCCCAGCCGACGGTCGCCGCGGTGGCCAGCAAGGTCCTCGACTGGGACGGCACCGGCACCGACTTCGTCGACGCGGGCCTGACCTGGTTCGGCATGGGCTACAAACGCCACGCCGGCAGCCCGCTGGCCGACGTCCCCGCCGCCGAACACGAGATCGCCAAGGACGTCCTGTTCGCGACCGGTTCGGCGATGTTCGTCCGTGCCGGGGTGTTCGCCGAACTCGGCGGGTTCGACGAGCGGTTCTTCATGTTCTACGAGGACGTCGACCTCGGCTGGCGGCTGAACCTGCGCGGCTGGCGCGTGCGCTACGTGCCCGAGTCGCTGACCTATCACAAGCATCACGCCACGATGTCCACAGTGGACGCTCCGGACTCCGGGCGCGAGACGTTCTTGCTGGAGCGCAACGCCTTGGCTGCGCTGTACAAGAACCTCTCCGACGAGACCCTCTCGCGCGCGCTCCCCGCCGCGCTGGCGCTGGCCGTCCGCCGGGCGACCGCGCGCGGGGACCTCGACGCCACCCGGTTCGATCTCGCCCAGGGTGTCGGCCCGGCCGAAACCGGCCCGGTCGAGGTGCCGAGGACGACGTTGGCCGGAGTACTGGCGATCGACCAGTTCGTCGAACTCCTGCCGTCGCTCACCGAGTCCCGTGCCGCCGAACAGGCCGCCCGCGTCCGCACCGACGCCGATCTGCTTCCCTTGCTGCGCAAGGCCTTGGAGCCCGCATACCCGCTGCCGCGCTATCTCGCCGCGCACGACGTGCTGGTCGAGACGTTCGGCATCGACGCGCTCTTCGGGCAGCGCCGCAAGGTACTGGTGATCACCGGTGACTCGATCACCGAGCGGATGGCGGGCCCGGCGATCCGCGCGTGGAACATGGCCGCGACCCTGGCCACGGAGCACGACGTCCACCTGGTGACGATCAACCCCCTCGCCGACCCGCCGCCCGCGGCGTTCCGGGTCAGCGCGGCGACCAGGCGCGATCTGGAGACGCCGATCGCGTGGGCCGACATCATCGTCCTGCAGGGGCACGTGCTGGAGCTCGCACCGTCGCTCAAGGAGCAGTACGCGCACAAGATCGTCGTCGCGGACCTGTACGACCCGATGCATCTGGAACTGCTCGAACAGGGCAAGGGCGTACCCGACGACAAACGGGCACTGGACCTCATCGGGGTCACCAAGGTCCTCGACGCGCAGTTGGAGCGCGGCGACTTCTTCCTGTGCGCGTCGGAGCGTCAGCGCCACTTCTGGCTGGGCCACCTCGCCGCTATGGGCAGGCTCTCGCCGCGGCTGTACGACGCCGACCCGACCACCCAGTCGCTGCTGTCGATCGTCCCGTTCGGCCTGTCCCCGCAGGCACCGGTCCGCACCGGACCCGGCCTTCGGTCCACTTTGGACGGCATCGGCGAGACCGATCACGTCGTGCTGTGGGCGGGCGGGGTCTACAGCTGGTTCGACCCGTTGACCCTGGTCCGGGCGATCGAACGGCTGCGGCAGCGCCGCGGCGACGTCCGGCTGGTGTTCCTCGGGATGAAACATCCCAACCCCGAGGTCACCGAGATGGACATCGGCGCGCGCACGATGCTGCTCTCGGACACGCTCGGGCTCACCGGCAAGCACGTGTTCTTCAACCAGCAGTGGGTGCCGTACGAGGAGCGCCAGAACTGGCTGCTCGACGCGAACTGCGGTGTCACCACGCATTACGAGCACGTCGAGACGACGTTCGCGTTCCGCACGCGGGTGCTGGACTACCTGTGGGCCGGGCTGCCGATCGTCACCACCGACGGGGACTCGTTCGCCGACCTGGTCCGCGAGGAGAAGCTCGGCGTCGTCGTCCCGGCCGAGGACGTGGACGCGCTGGCCGACGCGCTGGAAAAGGCGTTGTACGACGAGGAGTTCGCCGCCGGCTGTGTCGAGCGGATGGCCGCCGTCGCCCAGCGCTACGCCTGGCCCGAGGCGCTGAAACCGCTGGTGGAGTTCTGCCGGAACCCGCGGCCCGCCGCGGACCGGCTGCCCGGTTCGGAGGACCTCGTGGTCAGCGTACCGGTGCGGGGCAAGGAAATGCTGCGCCGCGACGTCGACCTGATCCGCGAGTACCTCGCCGACGGCGGACCGAAGGAACTCGCGCGGCGCGTCGGCGGCCGAGTGGTCAAGGTCGCCAAGCAGAGGCTCGGCCGTGGCTGA
- a CDS encoding glycosyltransferase family 4 protein — MADRPLRVLLDGTPLLGARTGIGRYTVALSEELASMSEVDTRAVAFTLRGWRRLRHVLPHGVRARGMPVAARLLRKAWLRSQLPPVELFAGPTDVVHGTNFVLPGRFRAAGVVTIHDLAFLDAPEELAPSDHELPRLVRRGARLADAICTPTNAVADQVAERLDVDRGKIIVTPLGVNPAWFTARPPDPERRKELDLPDKYLLFAGAPGPRKGLHWLQQAHEAAPDLPDLVFVGPGSFSVGSRSRHVGYLSDVNLRRVVAGASALVLPSRDEGFGLPVLEALASDVPVVCTDIPALREVAGNCASLVPYEDVDGLVEALRMAVSDPHAVATSAARRAHVANFTWRACAELTVAAYRQASTKH, encoded by the coding sequence GTGGCTGACCGCCCCTTGCGCGTTCTGCTCGACGGGACCCCGCTGCTCGGTGCCAGGACGGGTATCGGCCGGTACACCGTCGCGCTGTCCGAAGAGCTCGCCTCCATGTCCGAAGTGGACACCCGCGCGGTCGCGTTCACCTTGCGCGGCTGGCGACGGCTGCGGCACGTGCTCCCGCACGGCGTCCGGGCCCGCGGGATGCCGGTGGCCGCACGGCTGCTGCGGAAGGCGTGGCTGCGTTCGCAACTGCCGCCGGTCGAGCTGTTCGCCGGGCCGACGGACGTCGTGCACGGCACCAACTTCGTGCTGCCCGGCCGGTTCCGCGCGGCGGGTGTGGTGACCATCCACGATCTGGCCTTTTTGGACGCTCCCGAGGAGCTCGCGCCGAGCGATCACGAGCTACCGCGGCTGGTCCGGCGCGGCGCCCGGCTCGCCGACGCGATCTGCACGCCCACCAACGCCGTCGCCGACCAGGTCGCCGAACGGCTCGACGTGGACCGCGGCAAGATCATCGTCACCCCGCTCGGCGTGAACCCGGCGTGGTTCACCGCGCGCCCGCCGGATCCCGAGCGCCGCAAGGAACTCGATCTCCCGGACAAATACCTGCTCTTCGCCGGCGCCCCCGGCCCCCGGAAAGGCCTGCACTGGCTCCAGCAGGCCCACGAGGCCGCGCCGGATCTGCCGGATCTGGTGTTCGTCGGCCCCGGTTCGTTCTCGGTGGGCTCACGCTCGCGGCACGTCGGCTACCTGTCGGACGTGAACCTCCGGCGGGTCGTCGCCGGGGCGAGTGCGCTGGTGCTGCCGTCACGCGACGAAGGCTTCGGGCTTCCGGTGCTGGAAGCGCTGGCGTCGGACGTTCCCGTGGTGTGCACGGACATCCCGGCACTGCGCGAGGTCGCGGGGAACTGCGCGAGCCTGGTGCCCTACGAGGACGTCGACGGGCTCGTGGAGGCGCTGCGGATGGCCGTCAGCGACCCGCACGCCGTCGCCACCTCGGCCGCGCGCCGCGCCCACGTCGCGAACTTCACCTGGCGCGCGTGCGCCGAACTCACCGTCGCCGCGTACCGCCAGGCGAGCACGAAGCACTGA
- the rfbD gene encoding dTDP-4-dehydrorhamnose reductase has protein sequence MRGRERVLSILVPGGSGQLGQDLAALAPEAATPSSSELNVRDTGQVVAAVTELADRARATGTSPVVINAAAYTAVDAAETDEERAFAVNADGPRVLAAACSSRGVPLIHVSTDYVFAGDATSPYEPGDLLGPLNAYGRTKAAGEDALLGSGARSWIVRTSWVYGKTGANFVKTMARLEKEREELSVVDDQTGSPTWSRDLAAGLLELAGRIAAGEGPSQRVLHCTGGGSTTWFGFAKAIFAELGADPARVKPCTTAEFPRPAARPAYGVLSNASWREAGLTPLRDWSDALKAYFAS, from the coding sequence GTGCGGGGGCGTGAGCGGGTGCTGAGCATTCTCGTACCGGGCGGATCCGGTCAGCTCGGGCAGGACCTCGCGGCGCTGGCCCCGGAGGCCGCGACCCCGTCGTCTTCGGAGCTGAACGTGCGCGACACCGGCCAGGTCGTCGCCGCGGTGACCGAACTGGCGGACCGCGCGCGGGCGACGGGGACGTCGCCGGTGGTGATCAACGCGGCGGCCTACACCGCGGTGGACGCGGCGGAAACCGACGAGGAGCGGGCGTTCGCGGTGAACGCCGACGGCCCCCGGGTGCTCGCCGCCGCGTGCTCGTCGCGCGGGGTGCCGCTCATCCATGTGTCCACGGACTACGTGTTCGCCGGTGACGCGACTTCGCCGTACGAGCCCGGCGACCTGCTGGGCCCACTGAACGCCTACGGCCGGACGAAGGCGGCCGGTGAGGACGCGCTGCTCGGGTCCGGAGCGCGGTCCTGGATCGTGCGGACGTCCTGGGTGTACGGCAAAACCGGGGCGAACTTCGTGAAGACCATGGCGCGACTGGAAAAGGAGCGCGAGGAACTGTCCGTAGTGGACGATCAGACCGGTTCGCCGACCTGGTCGCGAGATCTCGCCGCCGGGCTGTTGGAGCTGGCCGGTCGGATCGCCGCGGGTGAAGGGCCTTCGCAGCGCGTGCTGCATTGCACGGGTGGCGGGTCGACGACGTGGTTTGGGTTCGCGAAGGCGATCTTCGCGGAACTCGGCGCGGATCCGGCTCGGGTGAAGCCGTGTACGACGGCGGAATTCCCGCGTCCGGCGGCACGTCCGGCGTATGGGGTGCTGTCGAACGCTTCGTGGCGCGAGGCGGGTCTCACGCCGCTTCGGGACTGGTCCGATGCCCTGAAGGCCTACTTCGCTTCCTGA
- the rfbB gene encoding dTDP-glucose 4,6-dehydratase: MRVLVTGGAGFIGSHYVRQVLTGAYPSLADAELIVLDKLTYAGNEANLEPVRKNPRYRFEKGDICDGALVSELMRGVDLVVHFAAESHVDRSIAGAADFVLTNVLGTQTLLQAALEAEVGKFVHVSTDEVYGSIDEGSWAEDHALEPNSPYSASKASSDLLARSFFRTHGLPVCVTRCSNNYGPYQFPEKVIPLFVTNLLDGKKVPLYGDGLNVRDWLHVDDHCHGIQLVADGGRPGEVYNIGGGTELTNRELTERLLTAVGADWESVEPVEDRKGHDRRYSVDITKISTELGYAPRQSFEDGLADTVAWYSGNRSWWEPLKKRAGA, translated from the coding sequence ATGCGAGTGCTGGTCACCGGGGGTGCCGGGTTCATCGGTTCGCATTACGTCCGGCAGGTGCTGACGGGCGCGTACCCGAGCTTGGCCGACGCCGAGCTGATCGTGCTCGACAAGCTGACCTACGCGGGCAACGAGGCGAACCTGGAGCCGGTGCGCAAGAACCCGCGCTACCGGTTCGAAAAGGGCGACATCTGTGACGGCGCCCTGGTCAGCGAGCTCATGCGGGGCGTCGACCTGGTCGTGCACTTCGCCGCCGAGTCCCATGTGGACCGTTCGATCGCCGGTGCGGCCGACTTCGTGCTGACCAACGTGCTGGGCACGCAGACCCTGTTGCAGGCCGCGCTCGAGGCCGAGGTCGGGAAGTTCGTCCACGTGTCCACCGACGAGGTCTACGGCTCGATCGACGAGGGTTCCTGGGCCGAAGACCACGCGCTGGAGCCGAATTCGCCGTACTCGGCGTCGAAGGCGTCCTCGGATCTGTTGGCCCGTTCGTTCTTCCGCACGCACGGACTGCCCGTCTGTGTCACGAGGTGCTCGAACAACTACGGTCCGTACCAATTCCCGGAGAAGGTCATCCCGCTCTTCGTGACCAATCTGCTCGACGGCAAGAAGGTCCCGCTCTACGGCGACGGGCTCAACGTGCGTGACTGGCTGCACGTGGACGATCACTGTCACGGCATCCAGCTCGTCGCCGACGGCGGCAGGCCGGGCGAGGTCTACAACATCGGCGGCGGCACGGAACTCACCAACCGCGAGCTGACCGAGCGGCTGCTGACCGCCGTCGGCGCGGACTGGGAGAGCGTCGAGCCGGTCGAGGACCGCAAGGGGCACGACCGCCGGTACTCGGTCGACATCACCAAGATCTCGACGGAGCTCGGTTACGCGCCGCGTCAGTCCTTTGAGGACGGACTGGCCGACACGGTCGCCTGGTACAGCGGAAACCGGTCGTGGTGGGAGCCGCTGAAGAAGCGTGCGGGGGCGTGA
- a CDS encoding LCP family protein yields the protein MTEWPGPPIPARRGGGVVVFARRGVKVVFSLVSITILALTWWGWQFIGDPSQGFATTNIFEDNGHPPAKPLDGAIDILLVGQDSRTDAQGNPLPREVLDMLHAGVSDGERQTDTMILVHIPQNGKKAVAISFPRDSWVEITGGFGKHKLNSAYVYAYNDTSKTLQQQGNSDLKDVDAKAKDAGRKNLIATLEKFIGKPKMIDRYAEVNLSSFYEITKAIGGVEVCLNNAVKEKKSGVDLPAGKSTVEGVQALAFVRQRYDLQNGDLDRIARQQAFLSGLANKVLSSDVLMNPAKISDLIDAVKKSVVLSAGWDLPEFAAQMRGLTSGNVEFHTIPTQGDANIGGAAVLRVDPAQVQAEVTRLTADGETAPTETPATLPGAEAVTVELFDGSGSPTVATETRNLLQGKGFKLAADTKLSTRNSTVIRYAPGDDDALALIKQVFGTAVQAEADRDVAPGKVRVLLGKDFKGANATTAPSKTSIPSKPAQPPSSAPAAPSTTPIVAGNVPCVN from the coding sequence GTGACCGAGTGGCCCGGGCCACCCATTCCGGCGCGCCGTGGCGGCGGCGTCGTGGTGTTCGCCCGCCGCGGCGTGAAGGTCGTGTTCAGCCTGGTCTCGATCACGATCCTGGCGCTGACCTGGTGGGGCTGGCAGTTCATCGGTGACCCGTCGCAGGGCTTCGCGACCACGAACATCTTCGAGGACAACGGCCATCCACCGGCGAAACCGCTGGACGGCGCGATCGACATCCTGCTCGTCGGCCAGGACAGCCGCACCGACGCGCAGGGCAACCCGCTGCCGCGCGAGGTCCTCGACATGCTGCACGCCGGTGTTTCGGACGGCGAGCGCCAGACCGACACGATGATCCTGGTGCACATCCCCCAGAACGGTAAGAAGGCGGTCGCGATCTCCTTCCCCCGTGACTCGTGGGTCGAGATCACCGGCGGTTTCGGCAAGCACAAGCTCAACAGCGCGTACGTGTACGCCTACAACGACACGTCGAAGACGCTGCAGCAGCAGGGCAACTCCGATCTCAAGGACGTCGACGCCAAGGCCAAGGACGCCGGCCGCAAGAACCTGATCGCGACGCTGGAGAAGTTCATCGGCAAGCCGAAGATGATCGACCGGTACGCCGAGGTGAACCTGTCGAGCTTCTACGAGATCACCAAGGCGATCGGCGGCGTCGAGGTCTGCCTCAACAACGCGGTCAAGGAGAAGAAGTCCGGCGTGGACCTGCCCGCGGGCAAGTCCACCGTCGAGGGCGTGCAGGCGCTCGCGTTCGTCCGGCAGCGCTACGACCTGCAGAACGGCGACCTCGACCGGATCGCGCGGCAGCAGGCCTTCCTGTCGGGGCTGGCGAACAAGGTGCTCTCCTCCGACGTCCTGATGAACCCGGCGAAGATCTCCGACCTGATCGACGCGGTGAAGAAGTCGGTCGTGCTGTCGGCAGGCTGGGACCTGCCCGAGTTCGCCGCCCAGATGCGCGGGCTGACCAGCGGGAACGTCGAGTTCCACACCATCCCGACCCAGGGCGACGCGAATATCGGCGGCGCCGCCGTGCTCCGGGTGGACCCGGCGCAGGTGCAGGCCGAGGTCACCCGCCTCACCGCCGACGGCGAGACGGCACCGACGGAGACCCCGGCCACCCTGCCGGGCGCGGAAGCGGTGACCGTCGAACTCTTCGACGGATCCGGTTCGCCCACGGTGGCCACCGAGACCCGGAACCTGTTGCAGGGCAAGGGTTTCAAACTCGCTGCCGACACCAAGCTCAGCACCCGCAACTCGACGGTCATCCGGTACGCGCCGGGCGACGACGACGCGCTGGCCCTGATCAAGCAGGTCTTCGGCACCGCGGTGCAGGCCGAGGCGGACCGTGACGTCGCCCCCGGCAAGGTGCGGGTGCTGCTCGGCAAGGACTTCAAGGGCGCGAACGCGACCACGGCCCCGTCGAAGACTTCGATCCCC